A DNA window from Desulfatiglans anilini DSM 4660 contains the following coding sequences:
- a CDS encoding hydrogenase iron-sulfur subunit yields MSAGAKFKPRMLGFVCHWUAYGAADMAGVSRLQYSNEIRLIRVMCSGRVDLEFVLRAFSNGQDGVFIGGCHLGECNYITHGNYHTLSMVLLCKRIMEHIGLNPERLRIKFMSAGDGIPFAEYMTDFSRTIKELGPIGEGEGLDPAELKEKLDAVRKLVPYIKVVKREKLEHRLTNKAEYEGFYTREEIEELFRDVASYYIDPEKCQACMTCFRRCPAEAIIGGKNLIHVIDQDKCIRCGTCFEV; encoded by the coding sequence ATGAGTGCAGGGGCCAAATTTAAGCCCAGGATGCTCGGGTTTGTATGCCACTGGTGAGCGTACGGCGCTGCAGACATGGCTGGAGTTTCCAGACTACAATATTCGAATGAGATCAGGCTGATTCGCGTCATGTGCTCGGGCAGGGTGGATCTGGAGTTTGTGCTCAGAGCCTTCTCGAACGGACAGGACGGAGTGTTCATAGGCGGCTGTCATTTAGGCGAATGCAACTATATCACGCACGGGAACTACCATACGTTGAGCATGGTGCTGCTGTGCAAGCGGATCATGGAGCACATCGGGCTGAATCCGGAGCGGCTGCGGATCAAGTTCATGTCGGCCGGGGACGGAATCCCCTTTGCGGAGTACATGACGGATTTCAGCCGGACGATCAAGGAGCTTGGCCCGATCGGCGAGGGGGAGGGGCTGGATCCTGCGGAGTTGAAGGAGAAGCTCGATGCGGTCCGGAAGCTGGTTCCTTACATCAAGGTGGTGAAGCGGGAGAAGCTCGAACACCGTCTGACGAACAAGGCGGAGTACGAAGGGTTCTACACCCGGGAGGAGATCGAGGAGCTGTTCCGGGACGTGGCCTCCTACTACATCGACCCGGAGAAGTGCCAGGCGTGTATGACGTGCTTCAGGCGCTGCCCGGCCGAGGCGATCATCGGGGGGAAGAATCTGATCCATGTGATCGACCAGGACAAGTGCATCCGGTGCGGGACTTGCTTCGAGGT